Proteins encoded in a region of the Vicia villosa cultivar HV-30 ecotype Madison, WI linkage group LG5, Vvil1.0, whole genome shotgun sequence genome:
- the LOC131602071 gene encoding probable hydroxyacylglutathione hydrolase 2, chloroplastic, which translates to MSDIKGRSSFCMLPDVRQICFRKGLLYGFSRVFSIPLKTLRGASRSLRVDQFCSVVNISSSLMIEVVPCLRDNYAYLLYDVDTGTVGVVDPSEAAPIIDALTKKNLNLTYILNTHHHHDHTDGNAELKERYGAKVIGSNVDKERIPGIDIYLSDGDKWMFAGHEVHIMATPGVTRGHISFHFPGSGAIFTGDTLFSLSCGKIYEGTPEQMLSSLNKIMSLSDDTSIYCGHEYTLNNSKFALSIEPENKELQSYASHVAHLRNKGLPTVPTTLKTEKACNPFLRTWSTEIRQKLNVAATADEAKALGVIRQAEDNF; encoded by the exons GGAAGAAGTAGCTTTTGTATGTTGCCAGATGTGAGACAAATTTGCTTTAGAAAAGGGCTTCTATATGGATTCAGTCGAGTATTTTCCATACCATTGAAAACACTCCGTGGCGCTAGTCGGTCGCTTCGGGTAGATCAATTCTGCAGTGTTGTCAATATTTCGTCCTCGTTAATGATTGAAGTG GTTCCGTGCTTAAGGGACAATTACGCGTATCTTTTATATGATGTGGATACGGGGACTGTTGGTGTTGTTGATCCGTCTGAAGCTGCGCCGATTATAGATGCTTTGACTAAGAAAAACCTGAATTTGACGTACATATTGAATACACACCACCATCATGATCACACGGATGGAAATGCTGAGTTGAAAGAAAGGTATGGGGCAAAG GTAATTGGTTCTAATGTAGACAAGGAAAGAATTCCTGGTATTGATATCTATTTGAGTGATGGAGATAAGTGGATGTTTGCTGGTCATGAGGTGCATATAATGGCTACTCCTGGCGTCACCCGAG GTCATATAAGCTTTCACTTTCCTGGATCTGGGGCCATTTTTACAGGAGACACCTTGTTTAGCTTATCTTGTGGCAAAATTTATGAAGGAACCCCGGAACAG ATGCTGTCTTCACTTAACAAGATCATGTCGTTGTCAGATGATACAAGTATATATTGCGGTCATGAATATACAttg AATAATTCAAAGTTTGCATTATCCATAGAGCCTGAAAACAAAGAACTTCAGTCCTATGCTTCACATGTAGCTCACCTTAGAAATAAAGGCTTGCCCACG GTTCCAACTACACTGAAGACGGAAAAGGCTTGCAACCCATTTCTTCGCACATGGAGCACAGAAATCCGACAAAAACTAAATGTTGCAGCAACAGCAGATGAAGCAAAAGCCCTGGGTGTTATTCGACAAGCAGaggataatttttaa
- the LOC131602070 gene encoding 3beta-hydroxysteroid-dehydrogenase/decarboxylase: MDDRFSDLNPKTKTCVVLGGRGFIGKALVLRLLKLGNWIVRVADSTHSLQLHSSESLLAEALSSSRASYFHLDITDKHRVAKVLEGSSVVFYLDIDGINYDNDFYSCYKLIVQGAKNVISACRECKVKRLVYNSSADVVFDDLHNGVKSSAYQWKVGNMLIDLKAHAEALILDANDIDGVLTCSLRPSNVFGPGDTEIVPYFLKLARYGFTKFIIGAGDNLSDFTFYENVAHAHICAEEALNFQTVSVAGKAFFITNLEPMKFWEFLSLLLEGLGYQRPFIKLPGNLVQYILSVLVWLHEKLGPRCFNYPLLVRFFQLASHTQTFNCSAAQKDIGYSPIVSLEEGVTLTIESFAHLAKDSSFSSCSGCVDRSKADKLLGCGKVADILLWRDEKASFAYFLGLVFLFYWFFLSASSFISSGARLLLLATLLLCGHGFLPSKLFGPPTQRLPESNFKISNTVVKDSVAITVHIWNKGFQNIKGLAQGDDWSKFFKVAVLIYLLKLIISKFLTTLIGTGLVLAFMAFFVYEQYESEIDGLAGLLTTSLKEFTIYLMGNLPLSVSRLLHYGDNFQRYQKEVSS, translated from the exons ATGGACGATCGCTTCTCCGATTTGAACCCTAAAACTAAAACGTGCGTGGTTTTAGGCGGAAGAGGATTCATAGGAAAAGCGTTGGTTTTACGCCTGTTGAAACTCGGTAACTGGATCGTCCGAGTTGCCGATTCCACTCACTCACTCCAACTTCACAGCTCCGAGTCACTCCTCGCTGAAGCTCTCTCTTCTTCTCGCGCCTCGTACTTCCATCTCGACATTACCGATAAACACCGCGTCGCTAAAG TTCTTGAAGGTTCTTCCGTTGTTTTTTATTTGGATATTGATGGCATCAATTATGACAATGATTTCTACAGCTGCTATAAGTTGATAGTTCAAG GTGCGAAGAATGTGATTAGTGCGTGCAGAGAATGTAAAGTGAAACGACTAGTATACAATAGTTCTGCAGAtgttgtatttgatgatttgCATAATGGAGTTAAATCATCGGCATATCAGTGGAAA GTTGGTAATATGTTAATAGATCTTAAGGCTCATGCAGAAGCTTTAATCTTGGATGCTAATGATATTGATGGAGTATTGACATGCTCACTTCGTCCTAGTAATGTCTTTGGTCCTGGTGACACAGAAATTGTGCCGTATTTTCTCAAGTTAGCAAGATACGGTTTTACAAAG TTTATTATAGGGGCTGGTGATAATCTGTCAGACTTCACCTTTTATGAGAATGTTGCTCATGCCCATATCTGTGCTGAAGAAGCCTTAAATTTTCAAACTGTCTCTGTGGCTGGAAAG GCATTTTTTATCACGAATCTTGAGCCTATGAAGTTCTGGGAATTTCTCTCACTTTTATTGGAAGGGCTTGGATACCAAAG GCCATTCATCAAACTTCCTGGCAATTTGGTGCAATACATTCTCTCAGTTTTAGTTTGGTTACATGAGAAGTTGGGACCCAGATGCTTCAATTATCCTTTATTAGTTCGTTTTTTTCAGTTAGCATCACACACCCAAACATTCAACTGCTCAGCAGCTCAAAAAGATATTGGATACTCGCCTATAGTCTCCCTTGAG GAAGGTGTCACGTTAACCATCGAATCATTTGCTCATTTAGCTAAAGATTCATCTTTTTCAAGTTGCTCCGGGTGTGTCGATCGGTCAAAAGCAGATAAGCTGCTTGGCTGTGGAAAAG TGGCTGACATTTTGTTATGGAGAGACGAGAAAGCATCCTTCGCATATTTTCTTGGgctggtttttttgttttattggtTTTTCCTTTCTGCAAGCAGTTTTATATCATCTGGTGCAAGGCTTTTGCTGCTTGCCACTTTACTACTATGCGGACATGGTTTTCTGCCATCAAAGCT GTTTGGTCCCCCTACACAGAGACTGCCCGAATCTAATTTTAAGATCTCTAATACGGTGGTGAAAGATTCAGTTGCAATTACAGTACATATATGGAACAAGGGGTTTCAAAATATAAAGGGACTGGCCCAAGGGGATGATTGGTCTAAATTTTTCAAG GTTGCGGTTCTTATATACCTTCTGAAGTTGATCATCTCAAAGTTCTTGACAACATTAATAGGCACAG GTCTGGTCCTTGCATTTATGGCATTCTTTGTCTATGAGCAATATGAATCAGAAATTGATGGACTAGCAGGTCTTCTAACTACTAGTTTAAAGGAGTTCACGATATATTTGATGGGAAACTTACCTCTTTCTGTATCGCGACTTCTGCATTATGGTGACAACTTTCAGCGTTACCAAAAAGAGGTTTCTTCGTAG